Genomic DNA from Nitrospirota bacterium:
CAAAGATGGAAGAGGAGCTCGACAAGATCGAGGAAGGACAGATGCCCTGGGTCGACGCGGTCAGGGACTTCTACAAGCCCTTCAATGAAAGCCTGGAAAAGGCCCAGGCCGAGATGAAAGACTTCAAGGCGGAACTCACGCCCACGGACATCACCTGCGAAAAATGCGGCAAGCCCATGGTGATCAAATGGGGCCGGAACGGGCAGTTCCTCGCCTGCAGCGGCTACCCGGACTGCAAGAACACGAAGCCCTTCATCCGCAAGGAGAACGGCGAGGTCGAGGCGGCGCCCGAAGAAACGACCGATGAGCTCTGCCCCAAGTGCGGCTCGCCCATGGTGGTCAAGCGCGGGCGGTTCGGCAAGTTCCTCGCCTGCTCCCGCTATCCCGACTGCAGCCATACCCAGGGCATGTCCACGGGCGTAGCCTGCCCCGAGGACGGCGGCAAGATCGTGGAGCGGCGCTCCCGGTTCGGCAAGATGTTCTACTCCTGCGCCAACTATCCTGCCTGCAAGTACGCCATCTGGTACAAGCCCGTGCTGCGTGCGTGCCCCCAGTGCGCCGCTCCTTTCCTCGTCGAGAAGTATTCCAAGAAGACCGGGCCCTTCATCGCCTGTTTGAATAAGGAATGCGGGTACAAGGAAGAACCGCAACCCGCGGGACAGACGGCGGAGAGCGGAGCGCAGAATACCGAAAAAGGATAGAGGTGCTCCCCGTCACTCGTTTCTCGCTCCTCATCCCCTGCCAGTAGCCCCCTCTTGCAAAATCCCACCCCATACGCTAAAGTAATCCATGCGCAGGGAAGTATTCGAGTTCCTTCGGTATCTCAAGCAGGAAAAGAACGTGTCGGAGCATACCGGGCGGAGCTACCGGGCAGACCTCGAACAATTCTTCGAATTCCTCGGAGACCGGCCGCTCGCCGATACGGACCATCAACTGCTGCGACGGTTCATCGCCCACCTGCTCGATGGGAAGATGCAGAAATCATCGATCGCCCGGAAACTGTCGGCGCTGCGCTCGTTCTTCCGGTATCTGAACCGGGAAGGCGTCATGACGGTGAACCCGGCCAGGCTCACCTCGACGCCGAGGCGCGAGAAGCGCCTTCCCCCGGTCATCACCGTGGATGACGCCGAACGCCTGATGAACGCGCCGGGCGGACCCGGGTCCTCCGGAGAGGAAGGGTCCGTGCTCAGGGACCGGGCAATCCTGGAGACCCTTTACTCCGCCGGAGTCCGCGCCGCCGAGCTGGTTGGCATGAACAGCGAAGACATCGACCGGCATGACAGGACCGTGCGAGTCCGCGGCAAGGGCCGGAAGGAGCGTATCGTGCCGATCGGGCAAAAGGCGCTGGATGCTATCGATCGCTATCAACGCTCGCGGAAGCCCACCACGGACGGCAGGGCGGTGTTCACCGGTCCGGGGGGAAATCGCTTGACAGTGCGTACCGTTCAGCGTATTTTAGAAAAATATCGCAAGCAACTGGGCCTGCTGCAGAAAGCGAGCCCCCACACGCTGAGACACAGCTTCGCAACCCATCTGCTCGAGTCCGGAGCGGACCTGCGGGCGATCCAGGAGCTCCTGGGCCACGCAAGTCTCTCGACGACCCAGCGGTACACGCACCTGAACCTTACCTCGCTCATGGACGTGTACGACCGGGCGCATCCGAAGGCGAGAAAAAAGTAGCCAGGTAATGCAGCGGACCGATGGAGGAGCGACCAGGGGAATGCAAAGCGCATATGCGTTCTGCGGTCCGGCGTCCGGTCCTTTCGGGAGGCATCATGAGTGAAATAGCACCCATGCACGGGACAACCATCCTGGCAGTACGGAGGAACGGCAAGACGGCCATCGGAGGCGACGGACAGGTCACAGTCGGCTCGACGGTGATGAAGCGGAACGCGGTAAAAGTACGGAAGATGTACAACAACAAGGTCCTTGCCGGGTTCGCAGGCGCAACCGCCGATGCCTTCACGCTGTTCGAGAAGTTCGAGGAAAAGCTCGATCAGTTTCACGGCAACCTCACGCGCGCTGCGGTGGAACTGGCCAAGGACTGGC
This window encodes:
- the xerC gene encoding tyrosine recombinase XerC, with translation MRREVFEFLRYLKQEKNVSEHTGRSYRADLEQFFEFLGDRPLADTDHQLLRRFIAHLLDGKMQKSSIARKLSALRSFFRYLNREGVMTVNPARLTSTPRREKRLPPVITVDDAERLMNAPGGPGSSGEEGSVLRDRAILETLYSAGVRAAELVGMNSEDIDRHDRTVRVRGKGRKERIVPIGQKALDAIDRYQRSRKPTTDGRAVFTGPGGNRLTVRTVQRILEKYRKQLGLLQKASPHTLRHSFATHLLESGADLRAIQELLGHASLSTTQRYTHLNLTSLMDVYDRAHPKARKK
- the hslV gene encoding ATP-dependent protease subunit HslV: MSEIAPMHGTTILAVRRNGKTAIGGDGQVTVGSTVMKRNAVKVRKMYNNKVLAGFAGATADAFTLFEKFEEKLDQFHGNLTRAAVELAKDWRTDKVLRRLEALMIVADRERSFILSGNGDVIEPENGVTAIGSGGPYALAAARALMDHTGLDARAVVEHSMKIAGDICIYTNREITIEEL